One Streptomyces fagopyri DNA window includes the following coding sequences:
- a CDS encoding FAD-dependent oxidoreductase, whose amino-acid sequence MIHPVAVIGAGPFGLSTAAHLRARGIPVRVFGRPMVSWRDHMPEGMLLKSTPAASSIDAPRPGHTLRDYCDAAGTPRLVTDEDIIPVETFIAYGEWFQRQLVPELEQVRVVSVDRRGGEGFELKLDSGESFTARAVVVATGLDGLAHLPPELGEAAADGPAPAGPVSHSSQHHDLTRFSGKELIVVGAGQSALETAALAAEAGARVRVVSRGRGRVAFGAPPWGQPKFRPESPFGRAWSLWALSYYPHPYRYLPAETRHHLVRRVLGPLGAWWLRDRFEGKVEVSEVARIDRASVSGGRPVLSVRTLDGSAGELAADHVIAATGYRVDIAAMGFLGDALRTELAVSRGTPKLGAGYRSSVPGLYFTGLPAAASYGPVMRFVCGTEFASPRLAKHLAAAHG is encoded by the coding sequence GTGATTCATCCGGTAGCAGTCATCGGTGCGGGCCCGTTCGGCCTGTCCACCGCCGCCCATCTGCGGGCGCGCGGCATCCCGGTGCGCGTCTTCGGCCGGCCCATGGTGAGCTGGCGCGACCACATGCCCGAGGGGATGCTCCTCAAATCGACCCCGGCCGCTTCCAGCATCGACGCCCCGCGGCCGGGCCACACACTCCGCGACTACTGCGACGCGGCCGGGACACCTCGGCTGGTCACGGACGAGGACATCATCCCGGTCGAGACGTTCATCGCGTACGGGGAGTGGTTCCAGCGGCAGCTCGTGCCCGAGCTGGAGCAGGTGCGGGTGGTCTCCGTCGACCGGCGGGGCGGTGAGGGCTTCGAGTTGAAGCTGGACTCGGGGGAGTCGTTCACGGCACGGGCGGTCGTCGTGGCCACCGGACTGGACGGCCTCGCCCATCTGCCGCCCGAACTCGGCGAGGCGGCGGCGGACGGACCGGCGCCCGCCGGGCCCGTCTCGCACAGTTCCCAGCACCACGACCTCACCCGGTTCTCGGGCAAGGAGCTGATCGTCGTCGGCGCGGGCCAGTCCGCCCTGGAGACGGCCGCACTCGCGGCGGAGGCGGGCGCGCGGGTGCGTGTGGTGTCCCGTGGCCGGGGCAGGGTCGCCTTCGGTGCGCCGCCCTGGGGGCAGCCGAAGTTCCGGCCGGAGTCGCCCTTCGGGCGTGCCTGGTCGCTGTGGGCGCTCAGTTACTACCCGCATCCCTACCGCTACCTGCCCGCAGAGACCCGGCACCATCTCGTCCGCCGGGTGCTCGGCCCGCTCGGCGCGTGGTGGCTCCGGGACCGCTTCGAGGGCAAGGTCGAGGTCAGTGAGGTCGCCCGGATCGACCGCGCCTCGGTCTCCGGGGGCCGACCGGTGCTCTCCGTGCGGACCCTGGACGGTTCGGCCGGGGAACTCGCGGCCGACCACGTCATCGCGGCGACGGGCTATCGCGTCGACATCGCCGCGATGGGCTTTTTGGGAGACGCGTTGCGGACGGAGCTGGCGGTGAGCCGGGGCACCCCGAAGCTCGGTGCCGGATACCGCTCCTCGGTCCCCGGGCTGTACTTCACGGGATTGCCGGCGGCGGCCTCGTACGGGCCCGTGATGCGGTTCGTGTGCGGGACGGAGTTCGCTTCGCCGCGACTGGCCAAGCACCTGGCGGCGGCGCACGGTTGA
- a CDS encoding carboxylate--amine ligase, with translation MPVDADRDVPGLIVKFGDYPLHHGGVGAIRSLGRLGVPMYAITEDRYTPAAASRYLRRAFVWPTTGTEDAERLVEGLLRIGRRIGRPTVLVPTDEEAAVLIAEHQEDLAERFLFPRVDAKLPRRLASKQGLHELCVEHGIPSPAAAFPQSYEEIERFAASARFPLVAKNREAFVRRSRPAVNGTTRIATRERLLVLAREWGGQPGVILQEYLPREEAEDWIVHAYFDADSTPLAMFTGVKVRSWPPHAGMTANAYVVDNPELADLAARFIKQIGFSGVIDLDLRFDRRDGQYKLLDFNPRMGAQFRLFENESGIDVVRAMHLDLTGRTVPEGEQRAGHRYIVENIDLPALLAYRRGGYTTPHAPTRASGTELAWLAGDDPRPFFTMLARLVRPGARHLYQLWRTNRLGSSTSTTTK, from the coding sequence GTGCCGGTCGACGCCGACCGGGATGTTCCGGGGCTGATAGTGAAATTCGGTGACTATCCACTGCATCACGGAGGAGTGGGTGCCATACGGAGCCTGGGGCGGCTGGGCGTACCGATGTACGCGATCACCGAGGACCGTTACACGCCTGCCGCGGCCTCACGCTATCTGCGCCGTGCCTTCGTCTGGCCGACGACGGGGACGGAGGATGCGGAGCGCCTGGTCGAGGGGCTGCTGCGGATCGGCCGTCGCATAGGACGGCCGACGGTGCTCGTCCCGACGGACGAGGAGGCCGCCGTCCTGATAGCGGAGCATCAGGAGGACCTCGCGGAGCGTTTTCTCTTTCCGCGGGTGGACGCCAAGCTGCCCCGCCGTCTCGCCAGCAAGCAGGGCCTGCACGAACTGTGCGTGGAGCACGGCATTCCGAGTCCGGCCGCCGCCTTTCCGCAGTCGTACGAGGAGATCGAGCGGTTCGCCGCCTCGGCCCGCTTTCCTCTCGTGGCCAAGAACCGTGAGGCGTTCGTGCGCCGCAGCCGGCCCGCGGTCAACGGGACGACGAGGATCGCGACCCGTGAGCGGCTGCTGGTGCTCGCCCGGGAGTGGGGCGGGCAGCCGGGTGTGATCCTCCAGGAGTACCTGCCCAGGGAGGAGGCCGAGGACTGGATCGTGCACGCGTACTTCGACGCGGACTCGACACCGCTGGCGATGTTCACGGGGGTGAAGGTGCGCTCGTGGCCGCCGCACGCGGGCATGACCGCGAACGCGTACGTCGTCGACAATCCGGAACTCGCCGACCTCGCCGCACGTTTCATCAAACAGATCGGGTTCAGCGGCGTCATCGACCTCGACCTGCGCTTCGACCGCCGCGACGGGCAGTACAAGCTTCTCGACTTCAACCCCCGTATGGGCGCGCAGTTCCGGCTCTTCGAGAACGAGTCGGGGATCGACGTCGTCCGGGCCATGCATCTCGACCTGACCGGGCGCACCGTTCCCGAGGGGGAACAGCGGGCCGGTCACCGGTACATCGTGGAGAACATCGACCTGCCGGCCCTGCTCGCCTACCGGCGCGGCGGCTACACCACCCCGCATGCGCCGACTCGCGCGAGCGGTACGGAGCTGGCCTGGCTCGCGGGTGACGACCCGCGGCCGTTCTTCACGATGCTCGCGCGCCTCGTGCGGCCGGGCGCGAGGCATCTGTACCAACTGTGGCGGACCAACCGCCTCGGCAGCAGTACCAGTACGACCACGAAGTGA